CCTCATCCGCCAGATCGAAAATCCCGAGGATGTCCTTATCTGTCTCATAACCGATGGCCCTCAAAAGGGTGGTCACCGGTAGTTTCTTCTTTCGGTCGATGTAGGCATACATGACCGAGTTGATATCCGTTGCAAATTCTATCCAAGACCCTTTGAATGGGATGACTCGGGCCGAGTACAACTTGGTACCGTTGGCATGATAGCTCTGCGAGAAGAACACCCCTGGACTTCTGTGGAGCTGTGATACGATCACACGCTCAGCCCCATTGATCACGAATGATCCTTTGGGCGTCATGTAAGGGATGGTTCCAAGGTATACATCTTGGACGATGGTCTCGAAATCCTCGTGCTCTGGATCCGTACAATAGAGCTTGAGTTTTGCCTTGAGCGGTACCGCATAGGTCACTCCTCTATCGATACACTCTTGGATGGTGTATCGAGGAGGGTCGATGAAGTAGTCCAGGAACTCGAGTACGAATTGATTCCGGGTATCGGTGATGGGGAAATTGTCAGAGAATACCTTGTAGAGACCCTCGGTGGTCCGATCTTCAGGGTTGGTCTCGAGTTGGAAGAACTCTCTGAACGATTTCAGCTGGATATCAAGGAAATCCGGATATTCTGTAGTGAATGGGGACTTGGAAAAATTGATCCTTTCGCTAGTATTTTTCATCGCAGCCTATGATGGGTTTAATGTCTAGGTGGAAGCTTAAAAAAGGGTTGATCCTGTTAAACAGGAAAGGGTCCAGACCCTGAAAGCTTCCTTCAGGGCCTGAACCTCCTTAGTGTGTTGGGTGCAGCTTACTTGAGCTCAACTTCGGCTCCAGCTTCTTCAAGTTGCTTCTTCAAGGCTTCAGCCTCATCTTTAGCAACTCCTTCTTTGATTACGCTAGGAGCACTGTCCACCATCTCTTTGGCGTCTTTAAGACCAAGACCGGTGAGCTCTTTTACTGCTTTCACTACTGCGAGTTTGTTACCTCCTGCAGCTTTGAGTTCCACATCGAACTCAGACTTCTCTTCACCACCACCGGCATCTCCGCCTCCTGCACCAGGAGCGGCAACTGCTACTGCAGCAGCAGCAGGTTCGATACCGTACTCATCTTTGAGTACTGTAGCTAGTTCATTTACGTCTTTAACTGTGAGATTCACAAGCTCTTCTGCGAGTGCTTTGATATCTGCCATTTTATTGGATTTTGTAAGTTGTTAATTCTGTTCTTATTATGCCCTCTCTTCCAGCGCTTTGACCAATCCGGAAATTGTATTTCCACCGGATTGGAGAGCTGAAACGACATTCTTGATCGGTGATTGCAATAGTCCGATGATCTCTCCAACGAGTTCTTCTTTGGATTTCAGATCAGCCAATGAGCTGAGTTGATCATCTCCTATATATATCGCCTCTTCAATGAATGCCCCTTTCAGGATGGGCTTATCATGTTTCTTTCTGAAATCCTTGATAAGCTTTGCAGGTGCGTTGGCCACTTCGCTGAACATCAGCGATGTGGGACCTGAAAGCGTCTCATACAATTCAGAATAGTCATGTCCTTCCACACGGTCGAATGCTTTCCTCAGTAGCTTGTTCTTCACTACCTGCATGGAAACATTGTTCTTGTGACAGGACCTTCTCAATTTATTGGTGTTCTCCACTGTGAGCTCGGAAGTGTCCGCCAGATACAGAACGGAGCTGTTACTGAGCTTCTCAGCCAACTCATCGATGAACTTGTTCTTTTCTTCTCGTGTCATCTCTATTCTAATTATCCGGCTTAAACACTGACTGTCTTAGGGTCTATCTGGATGCTAGGGCTCATAGTTGACGACATATATATGCTCTTCACATAGGTACCTTTTGAGGCACTCGGCTTGAGCTTTATAAGTGTCTGTAAGAGCTCGCGCGCATTCTCCTCGATCTTCTTTGCATCGAAGGATACTTTGCCCACGGCAGCATGAACGATTCCGTACTTATCTACACGGAAGTCGATCTTACCAGCTTTGACGTCTTGGACAGCCTTCCCTATATCCATAGTAACTGTACCGGTCTTGGGGTTGGGCATCAGACCACGTGGTCCGAGTATCCGACCCAAGGCTCCGACCTGTGCCATCACGTTGGGGGTGCAGATGATCACATCTACATCCGTCCAACCACCTTTGATCTTCTGGACATACTCATCCAGACCTACAAAGTCAGCACCGGCCTCGGTAGCTTCACCTTCTTTGTCAGCATTACAAAGTACGAGTACACGCACATCCTTTCCCGTACCGTGAGGTAGGGAGACCGTTCCGCGCACCATTTGGTTCGCTTGACGGGGATCCACACCCAATCGTACGCTGAGATCTATCGAACCATCGAATTTGGTCTTAGAGACCTCCTTGATGATGCTCGATGCATCAGCCAGATTGTATGAGGACGCGTTGTCGTACTTGGACAATGCCTCTCGCATACGCTTTGAAGTTTTCGCCATTGTTCCGAAGTATTAGTTAAAATGGTGAGGGGCCTTTGACAGTGATGCCCATACTGCGTGCAGTACCGGCAACCATCTTCATTGCAGACTCGATGGTGAATGCATTCAAATCCGGCATCTTGTCTTCTGCGATAGCCTTCACCTGATCCCAAGAAACAGACCCTACCTTCATCCTATTGGATTCAGCAGAACCTGACTTCAGCTTGGCTGCTTCTAAGAGCTGTACTGCTGCCGGAGGCGTCTTGATGATGAAGTCGAAAGACT
The nucleotide sequence above comes from Flavobacteriales bacterium. Encoded proteins:
- the rplL gene encoding 50S ribosomal protein L7/L12 — its product is MADIKALAEELVNLTVKDVNELATVLKDEYGIEPAAAAVAVAAPGAGGGDAGGGEEKSEFDVELKAAGGNKLAVVKAVKELTGLGLKDAKEMVDSAPSVIKEGVAKDEAEALKKQLEEAGAEVELK
- a CDS encoding 50S ribosomal protein L10, which translates into the protein MTREEKNKFIDELAEKLSNSSVLYLADTSELTVENTNKLRRSCHKNNVSMQVVKNKLLRKAFDRVEGHDYSELYETLSGPTSLMFSEVANAPAKLIKDFRKKHDKPILKGAFIEEAIYIGDDQLSSLADLKSKEELVGEIIGLLQSPIKNVVSALQSGGNTISGLVKALEERA
- a CDS encoding 50S ribosomal protein L1, giving the protein MAKTSKRMREALSKYDNASSYNLADASSIIKEVSKTKFDGSIDLSVRLGVDPRQANQMVRGTVSLPHGTGKDVRVLVLCNADKEGEATEAGADFVGLDEYVQKIKGGWTDVDVIICTPNVMAQVGALGRILGPRGLMPNPKTGTVTMDIGKAVQDVKAGKIDFRVDKYGIVHAAVGKVSFDAKKIEENARELLQTLIKLKPSASKGTYVKSIYMSSTMSPSIQIDPKTVSV
- the rplK gene encoding 50S ribosomal protein L11; this translates as MAKEVSGLIKLQVRGGAANPSPPVGPALGAKGVNIMDFCKQFNARTQDKAGKVLPVVITVYGDKSFDFIIKTPPAAVQLLEAAKLKSGSAESNRMKVGSVSWDQVKAIAEDKMPDLNAFTIESAMKMVAGTARSMGITVKGPSPF